A DNA window from Chiroxiphia lanceolata isolate bChiLan1 chromosome 6, bChiLan1.pri, whole genome shotgun sequence contains the following coding sequences:
- the PKP3 gene encoding plakophilin-3 isoform X2: MSSSPEAGVCSLALPSDRQLDERGREAAETQRLRSARVQEQVRIRMMLRGNAAPTRPEDIADGGRGGQYGTTLHPSFSSRSQSNGVDPKASLYQPLAKKDFGTLRGSGWSSRSAVDLSPHKRVATISNGGLAKARGYGAGYAASQAASTSPRPSSFHERTYRSRQNFDTLSLRSLRLADGPLQPPGLADDRYSVLSEQLDAPGHRPFYKSQGGGGGFARSFAFEWQLSAGTAAKAGCEWLEGAEGPPSRTIRAPAMRTLQRFQSNNRSRLSAGSFGGVSAGATGAFLGLGEHGSRAPSVRSLAESGHHLPEPRAMEMYNGHGTLLGHHAGGFDDIDLPSAVKYLIASDPNLQVLGAAYLQHKCYSDSSAKKQARSLQAMPKLVKLFNSPNQEVQRHATGAMRNLIYDNAENKLALVEENGIYELMRTLREPDDELRKNVTGILWNLSSSDNLKDRLARDTLEQLTDLVLVPLSGLGGSGVIQQNPSEAEIFYNSTGFLRNLSSASQQTRQKMRECHGLVDSMIHYVNSSLEVGKSEDKSVENAVCVLRNLSYRLYDEMPPSSLQRLEGHRRGAGGTVTGELVGCFSPQSKKAREHYLNADIVTFTEVSKDPKGMEWLWNPQIVGIYNRLLQRCELNKHTTEAASGALQNITAGDRRWAGVLSRLALEQERILNPVLDRVRTADHHQLRSLTGLIRNLSRHARNKDEMSTKVVSHLIEKLPGSVGDKAPPADVIVNIIAVLNNLVVESPMAARDIVYFDGLRKLFFIKKRRDSSDNEKSSRAAASLLGNMWQYTKLHRDFKMKGYRKEDFLSL; the protein is encoded by the exons ATGAGCAGCTCG CCCGAGGCCGGCGTCTGCTCCCTGGCCTTGCCCTCGGACCGGCAGCTGGACGAGCGTGGCCGGGAGGCGGCCGAGACCCAGCGGCTCCGCAGCGCCCGCGTCCAGGAGCAGGTCCGCATCCGCATGATGCTGCGGGGGAACGCGGCGCCCACCCGCCCCGAGGACATCGCCGACGGCGGCAGAG GTGGTCAGTACGGCACGACCCTGCACCCCTCCTTCAGCTCCCGCTCCCAGAGCAATGGTGTGGACCCCAAAGCCTCG CTGTACCAGCCGCTGGCCAAGAAGGATTTCGGCACCCTGCGGGGCAGCGGCTGGTCGTCCCGCTCGGCCGTGGACCTCAGCCCGCACAAGCGCGTGGCCACCATCAGCAACGGGGGCCTGGCCAAGGCCCGGGGCTACGGCGCCGGCTACGCGGCCTCGCAGGCGGCCAGCACCTCGCCGCGGCCCAGCTCCTTCCACGAGCGCACCTACCGCAGCCGGCAGAACTTCGACACGCTGTCGCTGCGCTCCCTGCGCCTGGCGGACgggcccctgcagccccccggccTCGCCGACGACCGCTACAGCGTCCTCTCGGAGCAGCTGGACGCGCCGGGGCACCGCCCGTTCTACAAGAGccagggcggcggcggcggcttcGCCCGCTCCTTCGCCTTCGAGTGGCAGCTGAGCGCCGGCACGGCCGCCAAGGCCGGCTGCGAGTGGCTGGAGGGGGCCGAGGGGCCGCCGAGCCGCACCATCCGCGCGCCCGCCATGCGGACGCTCCAGCGCTTCCAGAGCAACAACCGCTCGCGGCTGAGCGCCGGCTCCTTCGGCGGAGTGTCCGCGGGCGCCACGGGCGccttcctggggctgggggagcacgGCTCCCGCGCCCCCTCCGTGCGCAGCCTGGCCGAGTCCGGCCACCACCTCCCGGAGCCGCGCGCCATGGAGATGTACAATGGGCACGGGACGCTGCTCGGGCACCACGCTGGGGG CTTTGACGACATCGACCTGCCCTCGGCAGTGAAGTACCTGATAGCCAGCGACCCCAACCTGCAGGTGCTGGGCGCTGCCTACCTGCAGCACAAGTGCTACAGCGACAGCAGCGCCAAGAAGCAG GCCCGCAGCCTGCAGGCCATGCCCAAGCTGGTGAAGCTGTTCAACAGCCCGAACCAGGAGGTGCAGCGCCACGCCACCGGCGCCATGCGCAACCTCATCTACGACAACGCCGAGAACAAGCTGGCGCTGGTGGAGGAGAACGGCATCTACGAGCTCATGCGCACGCTGAGAGAGCCCGACGACGAGCTCCGCAAGAACGTCACAG GGATCCTGTGGAATCTCTCCTCCAGCGACAACCTGAAGGATCGCCTGGCGCGGGACACGCTGGAGCAGCTCACGGACCTGGTCCTGGTCCCCCTCTCTGGGTTGGGGGGCTCGGGTGTCATCCAGCAGAACCCCTCAGAGGCAGAGATCTTTTATAACTCCACAGGCTTCCTCAG GAACCTGAGCTCCGCCAGCCAACAGACCCGGCAGAAGATGCGTGAGTGCCATGGGCTGGTGGACTCCATGATCCACTACGTGAACAGCTCCCTGGAAGTGGGGAAGTCAGAGGACAAG AGCGTGGAGAACGCGGTCTGTGTCCTGCGCAACCTCTCCTACCGCCTGTACGACGAGATGCCCCCGTCCTCGCTCCAGCGCCTCGAGGGCCACAGGAGGGGTGCCGGCGGCACGGTGACGGGGGAGCTGGTGGGCTGCTTCAGCCCCCAGAGCAAGAAAGCCCGTGAG CACTACCTGAACGCGGACATCGTCACCTTCACGGAGGTCTCCAAGGACCCCAAGGGGATGGAGTGGCTCTGGAACCCGCAGATCGTGGGCATCTACAACCGGCTGCTGCAGCGCTGCGAGCTCAACAAGCACACGACGGAGGCGGCGTCGGGCGCCCTGCAGAACATCACGGCCGGGGACCGCAGG TGGGCAGGGGTGCTGAGCCGGCTGGCGCTGGAGCAGGAGCGCATCCTGAACCCCGTGCTGGACCGTGTCCGCACCGCCGACCACCACCAGCTGCGCTCGCTGACCGGGCTCATCCGCAACCTGTCCCGCCACGCCCGCAACAAGGATGAGATGT CCACCAAGGTGGTCAGCCACCTGATCGAGAAGCTGCCCGGCAGCGTGGGGGACAAGGCACCGCCCGCCGATGTCATCGTGAACATCATCGCCGTGCTCAACAACCTGGTGGTGGAGAGCCCCATGGCTGCCCGCGACATCGTCTACTTCGACGGCCTCAGGAAGCTCTTCTTCATCAAGAAGCGACGGGACAG CTCGGACAATGAGAAGTCCTCCCGAGCTGCAGCCAGCCTCCTGGGAAACATGTGGCAGTACACCAAGCTCCACCGGGACTTCAAGATG AAGGGGTACCGGAAGGAGGACTTCCTCAGCCTGTGA
- the SIGIRR gene encoding single Ig IL-1-related receptor — translation MADLCSVPPEILVPAANETLDLALGSRVVLNCTVRWAGAESCRPVPAWSKDGQWLGNGSSQDTAWSAQNTSEQLLATVLHLNLTHDDDFGVFACWLSNATATFTLQRAETAGHVPAVLAALLVLALLVLLAVLYVRCRLNMLLWYRNRYGELEINDGKLYDAYVSHATAPDDRKFVHFIVKPQLENRYGYKLFLDEQNILPNSEPSADLIMNVSRCRRLIVVLSVAYLEQDWCNSSFREGLWRLLELSRKPIFIVFESQYREITHPAITLLKQHRSTVTLLVWRSGSMTPSSDFWKELCLVLPRKVSFQGSVGDPQTQLQEDKDPMLILHSSYLDSTGDLDPDGDLGTGLRGRIFGSPPPPRLGAPSTPAASGTEDAQLRDGHRPEIDVSDLGSRNYGARTDFYCLVTEDDI, via the exons ATGGCAG ACCTCTGCAGTGTGCCCCCCGAAATCCTGGTCCCGGCTGCCAACGAGACGCTGGACCTGGCGCTGGGGAGTCGGGTCGTGCTGAACTGCACCGTGCGCTGGGCCGGGGCCGAGAGCTGCCGGCCCGTCCCTGCCTGGAGCAAGGATGGGCAGTGGCTGGGCAATGGGAGCAGCCAGGACACCGCCTG GTCTGCCCAAAACACCTCGGAGCAACTCCTGGCCACCGTCCTGCACCTCAACCTCACCCACGATGACGACTTTGGGGTGTTTGCCTGCTGGCTCAGCAACGCCACAGCCACCTTCACCCTGCAGCGAGCGG AGACAGCGGGGCACGTGCCGGCGGTGCTGGCAGCCCTCCTGGTCCTGGcactcctggtgctcctggctgtgctctaCGTCCGGTGCCGCCTGAACATGCTCCTCTGGTACCGGAACCGCTACGGCGAGCTGGAGATCAACG ACGGGAAGCTCTACGATGCCTACGTCTCCCACGCCACCGCCCCCGACGACCGAAAGTTCGTCCACTTCATCGTGAAGCCACAGCTGGAGAACCGCTACGGCTACAAGCTCTTCCTGGACGAGCAGAACATCCTGCCCAACTCAG AGCCATCAGCCGACCTGATCATGAACGTCAGCCGGTGCCGGCGCCTCATCGTGGTCCTCTCCGTGGCGTACCTGGAGCAGGATTGGTGCAACAGCAGCTTCAG GGAAGGGCTctggaggctgctggagctTTCCAGGAAACCCATCTTCATCGTCTTCGAGAGCCAGTACCGGGAGATCACCCACCCTGCCATCACCCTGCTGAAACAGCACCGGAGCACCGTGACCCTGCTGGTGTGGCGATCCGGCTCCATG ACCCCGTCGTCGGACTTCTGGAAGGAGCTGTGCCTGGTCCTGCCACGCAAGGTGTCCTTCCAGGGGAGCGTGGGGGACCCGCAgacccagctgcaggaggacaaGGACCCCATGCTGATCCTACACAGCAGCTACCTGGACAGCACAGGAGACCTTGACCCAGATGGGGACCTTGGCACAG gcctCCGAGGGCGCATCTTCGGGAGCCCCCCACCGCCCCGCCTGGGCGCTCCCAGCACTCCGGCTGCCAGTGGGACAGAGGACGCGCAGCTCCGGGACGGCCACAGGCCCGAGATCGACGTCTCGGACCTGGGATCGCGCAACTACGGCGCCCGCACGGATTTCTACTGCCTGGTGACAGAGGATGACATCTGA
- the PKP3 gene encoding plakophilin-3 isoform X1 — protein MQETNAFLLSALQPEAGVCSLALPSDRQLDERGREAAETQRLRSARVQEQVRIRMMLRGNAAPTRPEDIADGGRGGQYGTTLHPSFSSRSQSNGVDPKASLYQPLAKKDFGTLRGSGWSSRSAVDLSPHKRVATISNGGLAKARGYGAGYAASQAASTSPRPSSFHERTYRSRQNFDTLSLRSLRLADGPLQPPGLADDRYSVLSEQLDAPGHRPFYKSQGGGGGFARSFAFEWQLSAGTAAKAGCEWLEGAEGPPSRTIRAPAMRTLQRFQSNNRSRLSAGSFGGVSAGATGAFLGLGEHGSRAPSVRSLAESGHHLPEPRAMEMYNGHGTLLGHHAGGFDDIDLPSAVKYLIASDPNLQVLGAAYLQHKCYSDSSAKKQARSLQAMPKLVKLFNSPNQEVQRHATGAMRNLIYDNAENKLALVEENGIYELMRTLREPDDELRKNVTGILWNLSSSDNLKDRLARDTLEQLTDLVLVPLSGLGGSGVIQQNPSEAEIFYNSTGFLRNLSSASQQTRQKMRECHGLVDSMIHYVNSSLEVGKSEDKSVENAVCVLRNLSYRLYDEMPPSSLQRLEGHRRGAGGTVTGELVGCFSPQSKKAREHYLNADIVTFTEVSKDPKGMEWLWNPQIVGIYNRLLQRCELNKHTTEAASGALQNITAGDRRWAGVLSRLALEQERILNPVLDRVRTADHHQLRSLTGLIRNLSRHARNKDEMSTKVVSHLIEKLPGSVGDKAPPADVIVNIIAVLNNLVVESPMAARDIVYFDGLRKLFFIKKRRDSSDNEKSSRAAASLLGNMWQYTKLHRDFKMKGYRKEDFLSL, from the exons atGCAGGAGACTAACGCCTTCCTGCTGTCGGCCCTGCAGCCCGAGGCCGGCGTCTGCTCCCTGGCCTTGCCCTCGGACCGGCAGCTGGACGAGCGTGGCCGGGAGGCGGCCGAGACCCAGCGGCTCCGCAGCGCCCGCGTCCAGGAGCAGGTCCGCATCCGCATGATGCTGCGGGGGAACGCGGCGCCCACCCGCCCCGAGGACATCGCCGACGGCGGCAGAG GTGGTCAGTACGGCACGACCCTGCACCCCTCCTTCAGCTCCCGCTCCCAGAGCAATGGTGTGGACCCCAAAGCCTCG CTGTACCAGCCGCTGGCCAAGAAGGATTTCGGCACCCTGCGGGGCAGCGGCTGGTCGTCCCGCTCGGCCGTGGACCTCAGCCCGCACAAGCGCGTGGCCACCATCAGCAACGGGGGCCTGGCCAAGGCCCGGGGCTACGGCGCCGGCTACGCGGCCTCGCAGGCGGCCAGCACCTCGCCGCGGCCCAGCTCCTTCCACGAGCGCACCTACCGCAGCCGGCAGAACTTCGACACGCTGTCGCTGCGCTCCCTGCGCCTGGCGGACgggcccctgcagccccccggccTCGCCGACGACCGCTACAGCGTCCTCTCGGAGCAGCTGGACGCGCCGGGGCACCGCCCGTTCTACAAGAGccagggcggcggcggcggcttcGCCCGCTCCTTCGCCTTCGAGTGGCAGCTGAGCGCCGGCACGGCCGCCAAGGCCGGCTGCGAGTGGCTGGAGGGGGCCGAGGGGCCGCCGAGCCGCACCATCCGCGCGCCCGCCATGCGGACGCTCCAGCGCTTCCAGAGCAACAACCGCTCGCGGCTGAGCGCCGGCTCCTTCGGCGGAGTGTCCGCGGGCGCCACGGGCGccttcctggggctgggggagcacgGCTCCCGCGCCCCCTCCGTGCGCAGCCTGGCCGAGTCCGGCCACCACCTCCCGGAGCCGCGCGCCATGGAGATGTACAATGGGCACGGGACGCTGCTCGGGCACCACGCTGGGGG CTTTGACGACATCGACCTGCCCTCGGCAGTGAAGTACCTGATAGCCAGCGACCCCAACCTGCAGGTGCTGGGCGCTGCCTACCTGCAGCACAAGTGCTACAGCGACAGCAGCGCCAAGAAGCAG GCCCGCAGCCTGCAGGCCATGCCCAAGCTGGTGAAGCTGTTCAACAGCCCGAACCAGGAGGTGCAGCGCCACGCCACCGGCGCCATGCGCAACCTCATCTACGACAACGCCGAGAACAAGCTGGCGCTGGTGGAGGAGAACGGCATCTACGAGCTCATGCGCACGCTGAGAGAGCCCGACGACGAGCTCCGCAAGAACGTCACAG GGATCCTGTGGAATCTCTCCTCCAGCGACAACCTGAAGGATCGCCTGGCGCGGGACACGCTGGAGCAGCTCACGGACCTGGTCCTGGTCCCCCTCTCTGGGTTGGGGGGCTCGGGTGTCATCCAGCAGAACCCCTCAGAGGCAGAGATCTTTTATAACTCCACAGGCTTCCTCAG GAACCTGAGCTCCGCCAGCCAACAGACCCGGCAGAAGATGCGTGAGTGCCATGGGCTGGTGGACTCCATGATCCACTACGTGAACAGCTCCCTGGAAGTGGGGAAGTCAGAGGACAAG AGCGTGGAGAACGCGGTCTGTGTCCTGCGCAACCTCTCCTACCGCCTGTACGACGAGATGCCCCCGTCCTCGCTCCAGCGCCTCGAGGGCCACAGGAGGGGTGCCGGCGGCACGGTGACGGGGGAGCTGGTGGGCTGCTTCAGCCCCCAGAGCAAGAAAGCCCGTGAG CACTACCTGAACGCGGACATCGTCACCTTCACGGAGGTCTCCAAGGACCCCAAGGGGATGGAGTGGCTCTGGAACCCGCAGATCGTGGGCATCTACAACCGGCTGCTGCAGCGCTGCGAGCTCAACAAGCACACGACGGAGGCGGCGTCGGGCGCCCTGCAGAACATCACGGCCGGGGACCGCAGG TGGGCAGGGGTGCTGAGCCGGCTGGCGCTGGAGCAGGAGCGCATCCTGAACCCCGTGCTGGACCGTGTCCGCACCGCCGACCACCACCAGCTGCGCTCGCTGACCGGGCTCATCCGCAACCTGTCCCGCCACGCCCGCAACAAGGATGAGATGT CCACCAAGGTGGTCAGCCACCTGATCGAGAAGCTGCCCGGCAGCGTGGGGGACAAGGCACCGCCCGCCGATGTCATCGTGAACATCATCGCCGTGCTCAACAACCTGGTGGTGGAGAGCCCCATGGCTGCCCGCGACATCGTCTACTTCGACGGCCTCAGGAAGCTCTTCTTCATCAAGAAGCGACGGGACAG CTCGGACAATGAGAAGTCCTCCCGAGCTGCAGCCAGCCTCCTGGGAAACATGTGGCAGTACACCAAGCTCCACCGGGACTTCAAGATG AAGGGGTACCGGAAGGAGGACTTCCTCAGCCTGTGA